Proteins encoded by one window of Ancylothrix sp. D3o:
- a CDS encoding tetratricopeptide repeat protein, with product MSTDMNHTSDLEVEFFFQKGLHLNRTQQYVTAIASYDRALELQPDHSEIWYSRGNALYHIGRYEAAVASYDKALEYKPAFHEAWNNRGNALDDLGRFEEAIYSYEKAIKFKSDYFWAWNNRGISLKNVGRLEEAIVSYERAIEFKPDYYWAWYHRGIALRQLGRLEQVITCYDRALEIKSDFHEALHNKANALYDLGEYEQAIIHYDKALSIKADYQWAWYNRGMALQNIGRFAEAVVSLDKALALNSNNPDAWYFRGSALNNLGCQYSAIASYDQALHFQPDQHKAWYNKACCYAGYGDVEQAIANLEKAINLHPDRYLELAKTDADFDEIREDERFQALIEEGALRQD from the coding sequence ATGTCAACTGATATGAACCATACTAGCGATCTGGAGGTTGAATTCTTTTTTCAAAAGGGTTTACACCTCAACCGAACTCAACAATATGTAACAGCAATTGCCAGTTATGATAGAGCTTTGGAGTTGCAACCAGATCACAGTGAGATTTGGTACAGTCGGGGAAATGCGCTGTATCATATAGGCCGGTATGAGGCAGCGGTTGCGAGTTACGATAAGGCGTTGGAATATAAACCTGCTTTTCACGAGGCTTGGAATAATCGCGGTAACGCATTGGATGACTTAGGCCGGTTTGAGGAAGCAATTTATAGCTATGAAAAGGCTATTAAGTTTAAGTCGGATTATTTTTGGGCTTGGAATAATCGCGGTATTTCTCTGAAAAATGTCGGTCGGCTTGAGGAGGCTATTGTTAGTTATGAGCGGGCGATTGAGTTTAAGCCCGATTATTATTGGGCTTGGTATCATCGGGGAATCGCCTTGCGTCAGTTGGGCCGGTTGGAACAAGTAATTACTTGTTATGATCGGGCGCTGGAAATTAAGTCGGATTTTCACGAAGCTTTGCATAATAAGGCAAACGCTCTCTACGATTTAGGCGAGTATGAACAGGCGATTATTCATTATGATAAGGCTTTAAGTATCAAGGCGGATTATCAGTGGGCTTGGTATAACCGGGGAATGGCTTTGCAAAATATAGGCCGGTTTGCTGAGGCTGTTGTGAGTTTGGATAAGGCTTTGGCGCTGAATTCTAATAACCCGGATGCTTGGTATTTTCGCGGTAGTGCTTTGAATAATTTGGGTTGCCAATATTCGGCGATAGCAAGTTATGATCAAGCGTTACATTTCCAACCGGATCAGCATAAGGCTTGGTATAACAAGGCTTGTTGCTATGCGGGTTATGGCGATGTTGAGCAGGCAATTGCTAATTTAGAAAAGGCAATTAATTTGCATCCGGATCGATATTTAGAGTTGGCTAAAACTGATGCAGATTTTGATGAAATCCGCGAGGATGAGCGATTCCAAGCTTTGATTGAAGAGGGGGCGCTACGTCAGGATTAA
- a CDS encoding tetratricopeptide repeat protein, giving the protein MAENLLPNAEQGATETSNLVANDTEKESETLKRDYLEWYKRGTVLHNSGRYEEALSSYEKAIECRPDDYWAWYQRGNVLDDLKRYDQAVKSYEKALEVRGEDYWAWYQRGKSLADLKRYEEALSSYEKALKFRPNDYWAWYQRGVVFDDLDKVDEAVASFDKALEIKPHDYWGNYRKGEALRHGGFYEAAIESYDQALDVKEDDFWAWHRRGLACQRLGRYESAISCYERALETKPDDVETRYDKACCYAMLGNVERVLENLRFCLEKAKAEYGQLVEKSRYFDGIRGDQRFGTLLREEE; this is encoded by the coding sequence ATGGCCGAAAATCTATTGCCAAATGCAGAACAGGGTGCTACAGAAACGAGCAATTTAGTAGCAAATGATACGGAAAAAGAATCAGAAACCTTAAAGCGAGATTATCTGGAATGGTATAAGAGGGGAACAGTTTTACATAATTCGGGCCGGTATGAGGAGGCATTAAGTAGTTACGAAAAAGCTATTGAATGTCGGCCTGATGATTATTGGGCATGGTATCAGCGGGGCAATGTTCTTGATGATTTAAAGCGCTATGATCAGGCAGTTAAAAGTTATGAAAAGGCGCTGGAAGTTCGAGGCGAGGATTATTGGGCGTGGTATCAGCGCGGCAAGTCTTTGGCAGATTTAAAGCGCTATGAGGAGGCTTTAAGTAGTTATGAAAAAGCTTTAAAGTTTCGTCCTAATGATTATTGGGCGTGGTATCAGCGGGGCGTTGTTTTTGATGATCTTGATAAGGTTGATGAGGCGGTGGCGAGTTTTGATAAGGCGCTGGAAATTAAGCCTCACGATTATTGGGGAAATTATCGCAAGGGTGAGGCTTTGCGTCACGGTGGCTTTTATGAGGCGGCTATCGAGAGTTATGATCAAGCTTTGGATGTTAAGGAGGATGATTTTTGGGCTTGGCATCGGCGCGGTTTAGCTTGCCAGCGTTTGGGGCGTTATGAGTCGGCTATTTCTTGTTATGAAAGGGCGCTTGAGACTAAACCTGATGATGTGGAAACTCGCTATGATAAGGCTTGCTGTTATGCAATGTTGGGGAATGTTGAGCGAGTTTTAGAGAATTTGCGGTTTTGCTTGGAAAAGGCAAAGGCTGAGTACGGGCAATTGGTAGAAAAATCTCGCTATTTTGATGGCATTCGTGGAGATCAACGCTTTGGGACGTTGCTACGAGAAGAGGAATAA